In the Leptospira limi genome, one interval contains:
- the atpB gene encoding F0F1 ATP synthase subunit A — protein MYLRAISVENKSKYRFFLSFLLVFSLSFTNVFANDSEGHSSDEGFDFSEVMAHHLGDAPIFPLNFGGTIVTEGQPGFDAENHDVFVNHDGVKYHYVGGIDLHITKRVTMMWIACFFMFIIFIPAANLISKNPKKVHNKLTSGVEAFVSYLKENVVDSSLDHHGHSYYHYIFSLFFFILFCNLFGLIPSIGELTVAVSDGLVALGVFEHTPHSLHTFGEIWSGITPTGDISVTLSLASITLLTIYGTAFTYQGISFVAHAVPKGVPLPLWPLMWVLEFIVTHIARSFALTMRLLANMTAGHVMILALLGFIFMSESWMIAPVSVLSSVLIYFLELLVAFLQAFIFSLLTTVFIGTVMHRH, from the coding sequence TTGTATTTGCGAGCTATTTCAGTGGAAAATAAGTCTAAATATCGGTTTTTTTTATCATTTTTATTAGTTTTTTCCCTTAGTTTTACGAATGTTTTTGCAAACGATTCGGAAGGGCACAGCTCTGATGAGGGCTTCGATTTCAGCGAAGTGATGGCACACCACTTAGGTGACGCCCCTATCTTCCCGTTGAACTTTGGTGGTACAATCGTTACAGAAGGCCAACCTGGATTTGATGCTGAAAATCATGATGTTTTCGTAAACCATGACGGTGTCAAATACCACTATGTTGGTGGAATCGACTTACACATCACCAAACGAGTGACCATGATGTGGATCGCTTGTTTTTTTATGTTCATCATCTTTATCCCTGCAGCAAACCTCATCTCTAAAAACCCGAAAAAAGTGCATAACAAACTCACATCGGGTGTAGAGGCTTTTGTGAGTTACTTAAAAGAAAATGTTGTGGATTCCTCTCTGGATCACCATGGACATTCTTACTACCACTACATCTTCTCTTTGTTTTTCTTTATTTTATTCTGTAACTTGTTTGGTCTGATCCCATCGATTGGGGAGTTGACTGTCGCAGTTTCAGACGGACTAGTCGCACTTGGCGTTTTCGAACACACACCACATTCCCTTCATACGTTTGGAGAGATTTGGTCTGGGATCACGCCCACAGGTGACATCAGTGTGACTCTTTCTCTTGCATCTATCACCTTACTTACGATATACGGAACAGCATTTACTTACCAAGGGATCTCCTTCGTAGCTCATGCGGTTCCTAAGGGAGTTCCTCTCCCTCTTTGGCCACTCATGTGGGTTTTAGAGTTTATCGTCACTCACATTGCCCGTTCGTTTGCATTAACCATGAGGTTACTTGCCAACATGACAGCAGGACACGTTATGATCCTTGCTTTACTTGGGTTTATCTTTATGAGTGAAAGTTGGATGATTGCACCTGTTTCTGTTCTCAGTTCAGTGCTCATCTACTTTTTAGAACTTCTTGTAGCATTTCTACAAGCGTTCATTTTCTCACTGCTCACAACCGTGTTCATCGGAACTGTGATGCATAGACATTAA
- the atpE gene encoding ATP synthase F0 subunit C, which translates to MEFGLGYIAVGLAAGLALLGAGIGIGRIGGSVAESISRQPEAAGKIQLVLYVAAGMIEGAALFAVVIALLIALKLNGSIDKTIGAGATKVEQGQ; encoded by the coding sequence ATGGAATTCGGTTTAGGATACATCGCAGTAGGACTCGCAGCAGGACTTGCATTACTTGGTGCAGGAATCGGTATTGGTAGAATTGGTGGATCAGTGGCAGAAAGCATTAGCCGCCAACCAGAAGCAGCGGGAAAGATCCAACTCGTTCTTTACGTAGCAGCAGGTATGATTGAAGGAGCAGCACTTTTCGCAGTGGTAATCGCTCTTCTTATCGCGCTCAAACTCAATGGCTCAATTGACAAAACAATTGGTGCTGGTGCCACTAAAGTAGAACAAGGACAATAG
- a CDS encoding F0F1 ATP synthase subunit B — protein MVLLAASGFNLLKVNPGLVIWTLVTFSVVVFVLKKFAWDKILHALEERASGIQGDINKAESLRVEAEKSLKEYKDQLFKATEEAHRIVDEAKKDAVALRTKLTEEAHNEVKGIKDNAVREIELAKGRALSELQNQIVEMSVLIASEILEKQLKKEDYASFVEKEIAKLDKLKIK, from the coding sequence TTGGTACTCCTCGCGGCTTCCGGCTTCAATTTGCTGAAAGTCAATCCGGGTCTGGTCATCTGGACCCTGGTCACTTTCTCAGTTGTTGTCTTCGTTCTTAAAAAATTTGCATGGGACAAGATCCTTCATGCTCTCGAAGAACGTGCTTCCGGCATCCAAGGTGATATCAACAAAGCGGAATCTCTTCGTGTTGAAGCAGAAAAGTCTTTAAAAGAATATAAAGACCAACTCTTCAAAGCGACAGAAGAAGCACACAGAATTGTCGATGAAGCTAAGAAAGATGCAGTTGCTCTCCGCACTAAATTGACGGAAGAAGCACACAATGAAGTAAAGGGAATCAAAGACAATGCTGTTCGAGAAATCGAATTGGCAAAAGGCAGAGCCTTGTCTGAGTTACAAAACCAAATTGTGGAAATGTCCGTTCTCATCGCGAGTGAGATCTTGGAGAAACAATTGAAGAAGGAAGACTATGCTTCCTTTGTCGAAAAAGAGATCGCAAAACTCGATAAACTTAAAATAAAATGA
- the atpH gene encoding ATP synthase F1 subunit delta, which produces MSLNQISKVYATALLELAQEANSLESTEEELSSLVDVFFSDDSIRHYFLSPLVDPSEKEQTAAKSVQGKASEFVANFITLVVRKNRFLYLKDILEDYRAGVDRLKNRSSLRIVSKESLGNEAVDRITKSITSKFGREIRVTEQVDPTLIGGFKIYIDDFLIDASIRAKLAGTREALLQKKIPVGAFE; this is translated from the coding sequence ATGAGTCTGAACCAAATTTCAAAGGTTTACGCAACGGCACTTTTGGAGTTAGCTCAGGAAGCTAACTCACTTGAGTCAACGGAAGAGGAATTATCAAGTTTAGTTGATGTTTTCTTTTCCGATGATTCGATTCGCCATTATTTTCTTTCTCCGTTAGTTGATCCTTCTGAGAAAGAACAAACTGCCGCAAAGTCAGTTCAAGGGAAGGCATCAGAATTTGTTGCCAACTTCATTACACTTGTGGTTCGTAAAAACAGGTTCCTTTATTTAAAGGATATTTTGGAAGATTACCGTGCAGGTGTGGACCGACTTAAAAATCGTAGTTCCCTTCGTATCGTTTCCAAAGAATCATTAGGCAATGAAGCTGTAGATCGAATCACGAAGTCCATCACTTCCAAGTTCGGACGTGAAATTCGTGTCACCGAACAAGTGGATCCAACCCTCATTGGTGGATTCAAAATTTATATAGACGACTTTTTAATCGATGCCTCAATCCGCGCAAAACTTGCCGGAACAAGAGAGGCTCTCCTCCAAAAGAAAATCCCAGTCGGAGCATTTGAATGA
- the atpA gene encoding F0F1 ATP synthase subunit alpha has protein sequence MKIKTDEVTSVLKQEIKNFKKDLQVEEVGTVLEVGDGIARVYGLTNVMSGELVEFQNGVRGQAFNLEENSVGVVIFGDYIKIEEGFTVKRVGKIFEVPVGPELLGRVLNPLGEVIDGKGPLNAKKTRPVESPAPGIAMRKSVHEPMQTGIKAIDAMIPIGRGQRELIIGDRGTGKTSIAIDTIINQKGKGVICVYVAIGQKASTVASTIEMLREKGALEYTIIVSANASEPAPMLYIAPYSGATMAEYFMYEEGKATLVVYDDLSKQAVAYRQMSLLLRRPPGREAYPGDVFYLHSRLLERAAKLDDKFGGGSMTALPIIETQEGEVSAYIPTNVISITDGQIYLQSNLFASGLRPAVDVGISVSRVGSAAQIKAMKKVAGTLKSDLAQFRDLEAFAQLGTELDPVTQAQLDRGYRVLEILKQPNNSPTPVEEQVISIFAVTKGFMDTIPTAKVREFEAYLLKTMREQHAEILEEIRTAKEVKQEAALQKTIKSIVEHFLAKNN, from the coding sequence ATGAAAATTAAAACAGACGAAGTAACGTCGGTACTAAAACAAGAAATTAAAAACTTCAAGAAAGACCTTCAAGTTGAAGAAGTCGGAACAGTTCTCGAAGTCGGGGACGGGATTGCGAGAGTTTACGGACTCACAAACGTAATGTCAGGAGAGCTCGTTGAATTCCAAAACGGAGTTCGAGGTCAAGCCTTCAACTTAGAAGAAAATTCAGTTGGGGTTGTTATCTTTGGTGATTATATTAAAATCGAAGAAGGTTTCACAGTTAAACGTGTGGGAAAAATCTTCGAAGTTCCAGTAGGACCAGAACTTCTCGGTCGTGTGCTTAACCCTCTTGGGGAAGTGATCGATGGAAAAGGACCACTCAACGCGAAAAAAACAAGACCAGTTGAGTCTCCGGCTCCTGGAATCGCGATGAGAAAATCCGTTCATGAACCAATGCAAACAGGTATCAAAGCGATTGATGCGATGATCCCAATTGGACGTGGACAAAGAGAGCTCATCATTGGTGACCGTGGAACAGGAAAAACTTCCATCGCAATCGACACCATCATCAACCAAAAAGGTAAAGGTGTGATCTGCGTTTACGTAGCGATTGGACAAAAAGCTTCTACTGTTGCTTCCACCATCGAAATGTTACGCGAAAAAGGTGCTCTTGAATATACGATCATCGTATCTGCTAACGCATCTGAACCAGCTCCTATGTTATACATTGCGCCTTACTCTGGTGCGACAATGGCTGAATACTTTATGTATGAAGAAGGGAAAGCAACTCTCGTTGTTTACGATGACCTTTCCAAACAAGCCGTAGCATACCGACAAATGTCACTTTTACTTCGTCGCCCACCAGGTCGTGAAGCATACCCTGGGGACGTATTCTACCTTCACTCTCGCCTCCTTGAAAGAGCAGCGAAGCTAGATGATAAATTTGGTGGTGGGTCCATGACAGCACTACCAATCATCGAAACACAAGAAGGGGAAGTTTCGGCATACATTCCTACCAACGTAATTTCCATCACTGATGGTCAGATTTACCTCCAATCCAACCTTTTTGCATCGGGTCTTCGCCCTGCGGTGGATGTGGGAATTTCTGTATCACGGGTTGGATCTGCTGCGCAAATCAAAGCGATGAAAAAAGTAGCGGGAACACTCAAGTCAGATTTGGCTCAGTTCCGTGACTTAGAAGCGTTTGCACAGTTAGGAACAGAACTTGATCCAGTGACACAAGCTCAGCTTGATCGTGGTTACCGAGTTCTTGAAATTCTCAAACAACCAAATAACTCACCAACTCCGGTAGAAGAACAAGTGATTTCCATCTTCGCTGTAACAAAAGGTTTTATGGATACAATTCCTACTGCAAAAGTAAGAGAATTCGAAGCTTACCTTTTGAAAACAATGAGAGAGCAACACGCAGAAATTTTGGAAGAAATCAGAACTGCCAAAGAAGTGAAACAAGAAGCAGCTCTGCAAAAAACAATCAAATCGATTGTAGAACATTTTTTAGCAAAGAATAACTAA
- the atpG gene encoding ATP synthase F1 subunit gamma, producing the protein MATPREIKKRINSVKNTRKITRTMEMVSTAKAKKATNKVNAAKPYADLTRELVSSLSSLAGIIHSPYLRKPDKIRKVAILAIAANRGLCGGFNSNLLRMVKNRIEELKSKGVEVEVHAAGKKAISFFKFAKVELVTSYTNIDDKAGSKEANDLASYFMERFANESVDSVEIISTHYYSAANQKPEITTVLPLSMEDTNAKGSSGPEVLYEPDPKTILENLLPMVIKTTFVKIILESVASEHIARRVAMKAATDAAGEMIKLLTRGYNRVRQAKITQEISEIVGGAEAIS; encoded by the coding sequence TTGGCGACACCGCGTGAGATAAAAAAGAGGATTAACTCGGTTAAAAATACGAGAAAAATCACTCGAACCATGGAGATGGTCTCCACGGCTAAGGCAAAAAAAGCCACTAACAAAGTGAATGCGGCGAAACCATACGCTGACTTAACACGCGAGTTAGTATCTTCTTTGTCTAGCCTTGCTGGGATCATCCACAGCCCTTACTTAAGGAAGCCGGACAAAATCCGTAAAGTTGCTATCCTTGCTATCGCCGCAAACCGTGGGTTATGCGGTGGTTTTAACTCCAATCTTCTTCGTATGGTCAAAAACCGTATTGAAGAGTTGAAGTCAAAAGGTGTGGAAGTAGAAGTCCATGCTGCAGGGAAAAAGGCGATCTCTTTCTTTAAATTTGCGAAAGTTGAATTGGTAACTTCTTACACCAACATCGATGACAAAGCCGGAAGTAAAGAAGCGAATGACCTTGCTTCTTATTTTATGGAACGTTTTGCCAACGAATCGGTGGATTCTGTTGAAATCATTTCCACTCATTATTATTCAGCAGCAAATCAAAAACCAGAGATCACAACGGTTCTTCCTTTATCAATGGAAGATACAAATGCGAAAGGATCTTCTGGCCCAGAAGTATTGTATGAACCGGATCCAAAAACTATTTTGGAAAACCTACTTCCTATGGTGATCAAAACAACTTTTGTTAAAATCATTCTAGAGTCAGTAGCTTCCGAACACATTGCACGAAGAGTGGCAATGAAAGCAGCTACGGATGCCGCAGGTGAGATGATCAAACTTCTGACTCGCGGATACAACCGAGTTCGTCAGGCAAAAATTACGCAGGAAATTTCAGAAATCGTAGGGGGAGCGGAAGCCATCTCCTAA
- the atpD gene encoding F0F1 ATP synthase subunit beta → MNKGKIKQIIGSVLDISFDSGHMPEIYNAVEIQSKVNGKDVTITAEVQQHIGDNTVRAISLQSTDGLKRGLEVVDTGSPISVPVGTKTLGRIFNVLGEVIDEMGDLPKDVKKLPIHRNAPSYEEIKPKTEIFETGIKVIDLLAPYIKGGKTGLFGGAGVGKTVLIQELINNIAKQHGGYSVFAGVGERTREGNDLWHEMKDSGVIDKTVLCFGQMNEPPGARLRVALSALTMAENFRDESGSDILLFVDNIFRFSQAGSEVSALLGRMPSAVGYQPTLSTEMGGLQERITSTTRGSITSVQAIYVPADDLTDPAPATAFTHLDATTVLSRAISEKGIYPAVDPLDSTSRIMNPQIVGEEHYNTAREVQRILQRYKDLQDIIAILGMDELSEDDKILVARARRLEKFLSQPFHVAEQFTGRPGKYVKLEDTIRSFKGIIEGKYDTLPEQAFYMVGSIDEVIEAAKQLKG, encoded by the coding sequence ATGAATAAAGGTAAAATTAAACAAATCATCGGTTCGGTATTGGACATCAGTTTTGATTCCGGGCATATGCCTGAGATCTACAATGCCGTAGAAATCCAATCGAAAGTAAATGGCAAAGATGTTACCATCACTGCAGAAGTGCAACAACACATTGGAGACAACACAGTTCGTGCGATCTCCCTTCAATCCACCGACGGTTTAAAACGTGGTTTAGAAGTTGTGGATACAGGTTCTCCGATTTCAGTTCCAGTAGGAACGAAAACATTGGGTCGTATCTTTAACGTACTCGGTGAAGTCATCGATGAAATGGGTGACCTTCCAAAAGATGTGAAAAAACTTCCTATCCATAGAAACGCACCTTCTTACGAAGAAATTAAACCTAAAACTGAGATCTTTGAAACAGGGATCAAGGTAATCGATCTTCTTGCTCCTTACATCAAAGGGGGAAAAACAGGACTTTTCGGTGGTGCTGGGGTTGGTAAAACGGTTCTTATCCAAGAGCTTATCAACAACATCGCAAAACAACATGGTGGTTACTCTGTGTTCGCTGGTGTGGGAGAAAGAACTCGTGAAGGGAACGACCTTTGGCACGAGATGAAAGACTCTGGAGTAATTGACAAAACAGTTCTTTGTTTTGGTCAGATGAATGAACCACCTGGTGCACGTCTTCGTGTGGCTCTTTCTGCATTAACAATGGCAGAAAACTTCCGTGATGAATCCGGATCTGATATCCTTCTTTTCGTAGATAATATCTTCCGTTTCTCCCAAGCAGGTTCTGAAGTATCGGCCCTTCTTGGTCGTATGCCATCAGCGGTAGGATACCAACCAACTCTTTCCACAGAGATGGGGGGATTACAAGAGCGAATCACTTCCACTACAAGGGGTTCCATTACTTCTGTGCAAGCGATCTACGTTCCTGCCGACGACTTAACTGACCCGGCTCCTGCAACTGCGTTTACTCACTTAGATGCAACTACAGTTCTTTCTCGTGCGATCTCTGAAAAAGGGATTTACCCTGCTGTGGATCCACTCGATTCCACATCAAGGATCATGAACCCACAAATCGTAGGGGAAGAACATTACAACACGGCACGTGAAGTACAAAGAATTTTACAACGTTACAAAGACCTCCAAGATATCATTGCGATCCTTGGTATGGACGAACTTTCTGAGGACGATAAAATCCTTGTGGCTCGTGCTCGACGTTTGGAAAAATTCCTCTCACAACCATTCCACGTGGCAGAACAGTTCACTGGTCGACCTGGTAAGTATGTGAAGTTAGAAGATACCATCCGTTCCTTCAAAGGAATCATTGAAGGTAAGTATGACACTCTTCCTGAACAAGCATTCTACATGGTCGGATCGATTGACGAAGTGATCGAAGCGGCGAAACAACTCAAAGGTTAA
- the atpC gene encoding ATP synthase F1 subunit epsilon: protein MSKELTLTVISPDKILYQGKAESVILPGSVGYFGILPGHATLVSQLDFGLIKLHTAGKEFRIAIDGGFCEVRNDQIRVLTEGGDSEDDLTHDHAIELLQEAESLPTSKEKENLLKKAKVRILLHER, encoded by the coding sequence ATGAGTAAAGAACTGACTTTAACAGTCATCTCGCCGGACAAAATCCTGTACCAGGGCAAGGCAGAATCAGTGATTCTGCCAGGTTCTGTGGGTTATTTTGGAATTCTCCCTGGGCATGCAACTCTTGTGTCACAACTTGATTTTGGCCTCATTAAGTTGCATACAGCAGGAAAAGAATTCCGAATCGCCATTGATGGTGGATTTTGTGAAGTGAGAAATGACCAAATCCGAGTGCTCACGGAAGGTGGGGATTCTGAAGACGATTTGACTCATGACCACGCCATCGAGCTCTTACAAGAAGCAGAATCTCTCCCAACCTCGAAAGAGAAAGAAAATCTCCTAAAGAAAGCAAAAGTTCGCATTTTACTGCACGAACGTTAA
- a CDS encoding polysaccharide biosynthesis/export family protein — protein sequence MNPIWLRRMVFLIVILSGLVILKENPDLRKRIYSEAPIRVKIEGPVVNPGIYTLDAGSNGNDLIGIAGGTLPGAQINLEDSILEQPLEDGQILKLGKR from the coding sequence TTGAATCCAATCTGGCTCAGACGAATGGTATTCTTGATTGTAATATTGTCTGGATTGGTGATCTTAAAGGAAAACCCTGATTTGCGAAAAAGAATCTATTCGGAAGCACCAATCCGTGTTAAAATTGAGGGACCCGTAGTGAACCCCGGAATTTATACACTAGATGCAGGTTCTAATGGAAACGATTTAATAGGGATCGCTGGTGGAACATTACCAGGGGCGCAAATCAATCTGGAGGACAGTATCTTGGAACAACCGTTAGAGGATGGCCAGATACTAAAATTGGGAAAACGGTAA
- a CDS encoding GAF domain-containing protein produces MGLLDRAEEIKKTSETKVSQTPSSKKETPSLLKKAEHFREEDPSLSQNVSESIPVSDTDSDWLDEAISDSLATEIGDLPSPDGEEEFDLSDIPELTDSDFGDLSENHDDWKENPISNLEDDLDSLHEESNPYEPVASDLDSELESDHDSNHETEIQEPEEEQEPTALQNSEKEPELGDDLIDRDYHDDLIEPDVPLPEVNLFDEWENEAKKEAAKQPLRPAKEDPAPIGEEVLFDDESDFGTAPMSYHLASKKRIENYQAIFEITKEIASSKEFSDFFDNLVYSLIGQVGCHSVVILTSTNPKSTKWEAVAAQGITSKDAWYLTSGDEIYSRISDSETVIYAGEFKSSRLPNRELNLLNEMASEILVPIRHGEKCFGVLSLGKLINGEEYITDDLEFAKIVGDIAGSVFERVSEIESINDELVHAKEVIEINESVLQFARDFSKVRKMDEAYDFLIDNIKNKLGVKQFSFLVLDSETRSDYIVFGSNFILPERTKDFRLSKDSDIVGMVSNVSGVYKLENFREDAELKSIFTNDELGIMSEFTILPIINLNWLVGMVIIHSTGSAWTDTTRDVAVSMLETSAPVFANLLILQEKEALFRNPFNPLESRILAEMEKASSLKASFTVSLFKIQNVSRMIHLVGTGTFARYADTLRKTMMDHISELDFFTRVGQGKFVLVLHGKDKEETDVVIKKIKSSFAKKEETIIGNFRASYRVLTLAYPHDTKDKNQFLEMVEES; encoded by the coding sequence GTGGGACTCCTTGATCGTGCCGAAGAGATTAAAAAAACTTCGGAAACAAAAGTATCCCAAACTCCATCTTCAAAAAAAGAGACACCATCCTTACTTAAAAAAGCAGAACATTTTCGGGAAGAAGATCCTTCTTTAAGTCAAAATGTTTCCGAATCCATTCCTGTTTCAGACACCGACTCGGATTGGTTAGATGAGGCAATCTCAGATTCACTTGCGACTGAAATTGGTGATTTACCAAGTCCTGATGGGGAAGAAGAATTTGACTTAAGTGATATTCCTGAACTAACAGATTCAGACTTTGGTGATCTAAGTGAAAATCACGACGATTGGAAAGAAAATCCAATTTCAAATTTAGAAGATGATTTGGATTCTTTACATGAAGAATCAAATCCATATGAACCAGTTGCATCAGATTTAGATTCGGAATTAGAATCAGATCATGATTCGAACCATGAAACCGAAATTCAAGAACCTGAAGAAGAGCAAGAACCAACTGCACTACAAAACAGTGAGAAAGAACCTGAGTTAGGTGACGATTTGATTGATCGTGATTATCACGATGATTTAATTGAACCTGATGTACCTTTACCCGAAGTGAATCTTTTTGATGAATGGGAAAATGAGGCAAAAAAAGAAGCCGCAAAACAACCATTACGACCAGCAAAAGAAGATCCTGCTCCAATCGGTGAAGAAGTTTTATTCGATGATGAATCTGATTTTGGAACAGCACCGATGTCCTATCATTTGGCTTCCAAAAAACGAATTGAGAATTACCAAGCAATCTTTGAGATTACAAAGGAAATTGCTTCTTCAAAAGAATTTTCAGATTTTTTTGATAACTTAGTATACAGTTTAATTGGACAAGTAGGTTGTCACTCTGTAGTCATCTTAACATCTACAAATCCTAAAAGTACAAAATGGGAAGCGGTAGCAGCACAAGGGATCACTTCAAAAGATGCTTGGTATCTAACTTCTGGTGATGAAATTTATAGTAGGATTTCTGACTCAGAAACTGTCATTTATGCCGGCGAATTTAAATCTTCAAGATTGCCAAATCGAGAATTAAACTTATTAAATGAGATGGCTTCAGAGATTCTTGTCCCGATTCGACATGGTGAAAAATGTTTCGGAGTATTATCACTTGGGAAACTTATCAATGGTGAAGAGTATATCACAGATGATTTAGAATTTGCTAAAATTGTTGGTGATATTGCTGGATCAGTATTTGAGAGAGTTTCCGAAATTGAATCGATTAATGATGAATTAGTACATGCAAAAGAAGTGATAGAAATCAATGAATCGGTTCTCCAGTTTGCGAGGGATTTTTCGAAAGTACGCAAAATGGATGAAGCTTATGATTTTTTAATCGATAATATCAAAAACAAATTGGGTGTTAAGCAGTTCTCTTTTTTAGTATTAGATTCGGAGACAAGATCCGATTATATAGTTTTTGGATCTAATTTTATTTTGCCTGAAAGGACAAAAGATTTCCGACTCAGTAAGGATTCAGATATCGTTGGTATGGTCTCCAATGTGTCGGGAGTTTACAAACTTGAAAATTTCCGAGAAGATGCGGAACTCAAATCGATTTTTACAAATGACGAATTGGGAATCATGAGTGAATTTACAATTCTGCCGATTATCAACTTGAATTGGTTAGTTGGCATGGTGATCATTCATTCTACAGGATCTGCTTGGACTGACACAACTCGTGATGTGGCTGTTTCGATGCTTGAAACATCGGCTCCCGTTTTTGCTAACTTACTCATTCTGCAAGAAAAAGAAGCACTATTCCGAAATCCATTTAATCCTTTGGAATCTCGAATCCTTGCGGAGATGGAAAAAGCATCTAGTCTAAAAGCATCTTTTACTGTTTCATTATTTAAAATTCAAAACGTATCTAGAATGATTCATTTGGTTGGAACAGGTACGTTTGCAAGATACGCAGATACTCTACGGAAAACAATGATGGATCATATCAGTGAATTGGATTTTTTCACAAGGGTAGGCCAAGGAAAATTTGTTTTAGTTCTTCATGGGAAAGACAAAGAAGAAACCGATGTTGTGATTAAAAAAATCAAGTCTTCCTTTGCGAAAAAGGAAGAAACAATCATTGGAAATTTCCGAGCAAGTTACCGCGTTTTGACCTTAGCATACCCTCATGATACCAAAGATAAAAACCAATTTTTAGAAATGGTAGAGGAATCATAA
- a CDS encoding MBOAT family O-acyltransferase → MLFNSLTFVLHFSVFYIIYFYSSFTVRKTILILFGLYFYSQWGIGGTLLLILSIIFNFLMGILIDSKVSNLRKRIFVFGIVANVLYLGVFKYFLFVWGIYSDLKIEFGGESPLWKPNLLLPIGISFYTFHNISYLIEVYDNRIKVCKNFFTFVLYDLFFPLLLLGPIERPGNLIPQFESERFISKEKIWNGLSLFCFGVFIKSSIADPLSRYVGTMASSFGNLEPGILWIVAPSIAFQVYADFFGYSLCAMGLAEMLGIELMNNFKRPFFSSNPSEFWSKWHISLSTWLRDYVYIKLGGNRHGFLRENSNLLLVWFLTGIWHGAGYGFIIWGLYLGFCLILYRILKHMGLTQFQNPFLKFLGIFFTFYSFSLGLLLFRITSPSESLLIIKNLQHIPNPSFIPYSLIFIILPLFLFDVWQEWKGTERPNFFVNEKPYVFGLLFAIGFCWFSLVSPFAKEDFFYFQF, encoded by the coding sequence GTGTTATTTAACTCACTCACTTTCGTTTTACACTTCTCTGTTTTTTACATAATTTATTTTTATTCCTCTTTCACCGTTCGCAAAACGATCTTAATCCTTTTTGGATTATACTTTTATTCGCAGTGGGGGATAGGCGGAACTCTCTTACTTATCCTTTCTATCATTTTTAATTTTTTAATGGGGATTCTCATTGATTCAAAAGTTTCAAATCTTCGTAAGCGAATCTTTGTATTTGGAATTGTCGCCAATGTCCTGTATCTGGGAGTCTTTAAGTATTTTTTGTTTGTATGGGGAATCTATTCTGATCTGAAAATTGAATTTGGAGGAGAATCACCTCTTTGGAAACCAAACCTATTATTACCAATTGGGATCTCTTTTTATACATTTCATAATATTAGTTATTTGATCGAAGTGTATGATAACAGAATCAAGGTATGTAAAAACTTTTTTACCTTCGTTTTATATGATTTATTTTTCCCATTATTGTTACTAGGACCTATTGAGAGACCGGGCAATTTAATCCCACAATTTGAATCTGAAAGATTCATCTCAAAAGAAAAAATCTGGAATGGACTTTCGCTATTTTGTTTCGGAGTTTTTATCAAATCAAGTATTGCTGATCCTCTGTCTCGTTATGTGGGCACCATGGCAAGTTCCTTTGGTAATTTAGAGCCTGGGATCTTGTGGATTGTCGCACCAAGTATTGCTTTCCAAGTGTATGCAGATTTTTTTGGCTATTCGTTATGTGCCATGGGCCTTGCTGAAATGTTAGGTATTGAGCTCATGAACAATTTTAAGAGACCATTTTTTTCTTCCAACCCATCTGAATTTTGGTCAAAATGGCATATTTCTCTTTCAACATGGTTACGTGATTATGTTTATATTAAGTTAGGTGGAAACCGGCATGGATTTCTGAGAGAGAATTCTAATTTATTATTGGTTTGGTTTCTGACTGGGATTTGGCATGGGGCCGGATACGGTTTTATCATTTGGGGTTTGTATTTAGGATTTTGTCTGATTCTGTATCGAATTTTGAAACATATGGGTCTCACTCAATTCCAAAATCCGTTCTTAAAATTCCTGGGTATTTTTTTTACTTTTTACAGTTTTTCATTGGGTCTTCTTTTATTTCGTATTACTTCGCCTTCCGAATCATTACTCATAATTAAAAACTTGCAACACATACCGAATCCTTCCTTCATTCCGTATTCATTAATTTTTATCATCTTACCTTTATTTTTATTCGATGTTTGGCAAGAGTGGAAGGGAACGGAAAGACCTAATTTTTTTGTGAATGAAAAACCATATGTATTTGGTTTGTTGTTTGCGATTGGATTCTGTTGGTTTTCGTTAGTTTCACCTTTTGCAAAAGAAGATTTTTTCTATTTTCAATTTTAA